From one Paenibacillus sp. FSL K6-1330 genomic stretch:
- a CDS encoding response regulator encodes MDQNLEPERFKLCVIDDIKSVVEMVSRKPPWQDHGIEVTGTALNGEAGLQIIRETRPDIVLTDIRMPRMDGLQMTRAILEVLPDCKIIILSAYSEFSYAQEAIRLGALDFVKKPFSLEEIVNAVLKARELCREERQETARLAVMEARIRESLPILRQEYLTFLLHHRTTEADARSRWAYLDIPLDQYDFFVFVAEIDHFAEKLSGQPVQEVELLRFSLHNILEETISALTRGVIIREATDRYVCIMNGSDPETAALITEACCMNVSRFSRHTISIGVGLGTAAIQELGTAYRQALSALGYHFYTGGNGVYHYSNIENKPLSLHSYSAAAEQELLFALRSGNSAKSLQVLDQLFAELLDSGLLPEPRYVESVGYELSSRICRVLLEQFPYGQVEPLELRIAAMKNQVHPSLQDIRDLLSWLCREACALVEQARSLESTRIIRQAVEYIHSHLDTGLSLEQMAKQINLSQGYFSNLFKKVQGISFQQYVMHEKMEKAKAMLISGRQVQEIAQDLGYEHRRYFSEVFKKYTGMTPSEFKLYYLGKE; translated from the coding sequence ATGGACCAAAATCTGGAGCCGGAAAGGTTCAAATTATGTGTAATCGACGATATCAAAAGTGTGGTGGAGATGGTCTCGCGCAAGCCGCCGTGGCAGGATCACGGTATTGAGGTCACAGGTACGGCGCTTAACGGCGAAGCGGGCCTGCAGATCATCCGCGAGACCCGGCCGGACATTGTGCTGACGGATATCCGAATGCCAAGAATGGATGGCCTGCAGATGACCCGGGCGATACTGGAGGTGCTGCCGGACTGTAAGATTATTATCCTCAGCGCTTACTCGGAGTTCTCTTATGCCCAGGAAGCCATCCGGCTGGGGGCGCTTGATTTCGTGAAGAAGCCCTTTTCCCTGGAGGAGATTGTGAATGCAGTGCTGAAGGCCAGGGAGCTGTGCCGGGAGGAGCGTCAGGAGACCGCCAGACTTGCTGTAATGGAGGCGAGAATCAGGGAAAGTCTGCCTATTCTCCGCCAGGAATATCTCACCTTCCTGCTGCACCACCGGACGACAGAAGCGGATGCCCGTTCCCGCTGGGCCTATCTCGATATCCCGCTGGACCAGTATGATTTCTTCGTGTTTGTCGCCGAGATCGATCATTTCGCGGAGAAGCTGAGCGGCCAGCCTGTGCAGGAGGTCGAGCTGCTAAGATTCAGCCTGCACAATATTCTCGAAGAGACGATTTCCGCCCTGACCCGCGGCGTTATTATCCGGGAGGCGACAGACCGGTACGTCTGTATCATGAACGGCTCAGACCCGGAGACCGCCGCGCTGATTACGGAGGCCTGCTGCATGAATGTAAGCCGCTTCTCGCGTCATACCATTTCTATTGGCGTGGGCCTGGGCACAGCGGCGATTCAGGAGCTGGGCACGGCGTACAGGCAGGCGCTTAGCGCGCTGGGGTATCATTTCTATACCGGGGGCAACGGGGTATATCATTATAGCAATATCGAGAATAAACCTCTCTCGCTCCACAGCTATTCCGCCGCCGCCGAGCAGGAGCTGCTGTTCGCCCTGCGTTCCGGCAATTCCGCCAAAAGCCTGCAGGTGCTGGACCAGCTGTTCGCGGAGCTGCTGGACAGCGGGCTTTTGCCTGAGCCGCGTTATGTTGAAAGTGTCGGCTATGAGCTGAGCTCCAGGATCTGCCGGGTCCTGCTGGAGCAGTTCCCTTATGGGCAGGTGGAGCCGCTGGAACTCAGAATTGCTGCCATGAAGAACCAGGTGCATCCTTCCCTTCAAGATATACGGGACCTGCTGTCCTGGCTCTGCCGGGAGGCCTGTGCGCTGGTGGAGCAAGCCCGTTCTCTGGAGTCCACGCGGATTATCCGTCAGGCCGTCGAATATATCCATAGTCATCTGGACACGGGGCTGTCGCTGGAGCAGATGGCGAAGCAGATTAACCTTAGCCAGGGGTATTTCTCCAATCTGTTCAAGAAGGTTCAGGGAATTTCGTTTCAGCAGTATGTGATGCATGAGAAGATGGAGAAGGCCAAGGCGATGCTGATCAGCGGCCGGCAGGTTCAGGAGATCGCCCAGGATCTCGGGTATGAGCACAGGCGCTATTTCAGCGAGGTGTTCAAGAAATATACCGGCATGACCCCGTCCGAGTTCAAATTGTATTATCTTGGAAAAGAATAG